A genome region from Panicum virgatum strain AP13 chromosome 4K, P.virgatum_v5, whole genome shotgun sequence includes the following:
- the LOC120702807 gene encoding receptor-like protein 14 isoform X1 yields the protein MRNSCSWSLFLLCLCFVICDSCLHKERRALLHIVGNECNCVAWYNPVDGENNCCQWEWVTCNPSTGHVTALNFDGFRGEFVDNGDLFNASMFLPLQELQSLSLRNLGIRGCIPGAGFEVWSKLHKLEILDLSENQLNDSTISSLDRLLSLQSLFLSKNFITNAQIIKVTGLSKRKLNVLDLSWNVIVDDIPRACKMTRLQELHLDGNFFFGKLPPCIRNLTSLRVLDLSYNLLKVRFPTSNFANMSSLLHLSLSHNQLEGMLYLNSFSRYTRLKYLGLSSNSTNFQVQTESP from the exons ATGAGGAACTCCTGTTCTTGGAGTTTGTTTCTGCTATGCCTATGCTTTGTAATATGTGACTCATGTTTGCACAAGGAAAGGAGAGCGCTTCTGCACATTGTTGGCAATGAGTGCAACTGTGTGGCCTGGTATAATCCAGTAGATGGTGAAAACAACTGTTGCCAATGGGAGTGGGTGACCTGCAACCCCAGCACAGGCCATGTCACGGCCCTCAATTTTGATGGATTTCGTGGAGAGTTTGTAGACAACGGAGACTTATTCAACGCTTCTATGTTCCTTCCCTTACAGGAACTGCAGAGTCTGTCCTTGAGAAACCTTGGTATACGAGGATGCATACCTGGTGCAG GTTTCGAAGTATGGTCTAAATTACACAAATTAGAAATTCTTGACCTATCTGAAAATCAGCTGAATGACAGTACTATTTCATCCTTGGATAGGCTTCTATCTCTGCAGTCTTTATTCCTTAGTAaaaatttcatcaccaatgcccAAATTATCAAAG TTACAGGATTGAGCAAAAGGAAGCTAAATGTTCTTGATCTAAGCTGGAATGTAATTGTTGATGACATACCGAGAG CCTGCAAGATGACAAGACTTCAAGAGTTACATCTTGATGGAAACTTTTTCTTCGGAAAGCTGCCACCATGCATTAGAAATCTAACTTCTCTCAGGGTTCTTGATCTTTCATACAACCTTTTAAAAGTGAGGTTTCCTACTTCTAACTTCGCAAACATGTCCTCACTCCTGCATCTATCCCTTTCTCATAACCAACTTGAAGGAATGCTATATCTTAATTCCTTCTCAAGATATACCAGACTGAAATACTTGGGACTTTCTAGCAACAGTACTAACTTTCAAGTGCAAACTGAGAGTCCTTGA
- the LOC120702807 gene encoding receptor-like protein 9a isoform X3 codes for MRNSCSWSLFLLCLCFVICDSCLHKERRALLHIVGNECNCVAWYNPVDGENNCCQWEWVTCNPSTGHVTALNFDGFRGEFVDNGDLFNASMFLPLQELQSLSLRNLGIRGCIPGAGFEVWSKLHKLEILDLSENQLNDSTISSLDRLLSLQSLFLSKNFITNAQIIKGLSKRKLNVLDLSWNVIVDDIPRAACKMTRLQELHLDGNFFFGKLPPCIRNLTSLRVLDLSYNLLK; via the exons ATGAGGAACTCCTGTTCTTGGAGTTTGTTTCTGCTATGCCTATGCTTTGTAATATGTGACTCATGTTTGCACAAGGAAAGGAGAGCGCTTCTGCACATTGTTGGCAATGAGTGCAACTGTGTGGCCTGGTATAATCCAGTAGATGGTGAAAACAACTGTTGCCAATGGGAGTGGGTGACCTGCAACCCCAGCACAGGCCATGTCACGGCCCTCAATTTTGATGGATTTCGTGGAGAGTTTGTAGACAACGGAGACTTATTCAACGCTTCTATGTTCCTTCCCTTACAGGAACTGCAGAGTCTGTCCTTGAGAAACCTTGGTATACGAGGATGCATACCTGGTGCAG GTTTCGAAGTATGGTCTAAATTACACAAATTAGAAATTCTTGACCTATCTGAAAATCAGCTGAATGACAGTACTATTTCATCCTTGGATAGGCTTCTATCTCTGCAGTCTTTATTCCTTAGTAaaaatttcatcaccaatgcccAAATTATCAAAG GATTGAGCAAAAGGAAGCTAAATGTTCTTGATCTAAGCTGGAATGTAATTGTTGATGACATACCGAGAG CAGCCTGCAAGATGACAAGACTTCAAGAGTTACATCTTGATGGAAACTTTTTCTTCGGAAAGCTGCCACCATGCATTAGAAATCTAACTTCTCTCAGGGTTCTTGATCTTTCATACAACCTTTTAAAA
- the LOC120702807 gene encoding receptor-like protein 9a isoform X2: MRNSCSWSLFLLCLCFVICDSCLHKERRALLHIVGNECNCVAWYNPVDGENNCCQWEWVTCNPSTGHVTALNFDGFRGEFVDNGDLFNASMFLPLQELQSLSLRNLGIRGCIPGAGFEVWSKLHKLEILDLSENQLNDSTISSLDRLLSLQSLFLSKNFITNAQIIKVTGLSKRKLNVLDLSWNVIVDDIPRAACKMTRLQELHLDGNFFFGKLPPCIRNLTSLRVLDLSYNLLK; this comes from the exons ATGAGGAACTCCTGTTCTTGGAGTTTGTTTCTGCTATGCCTATGCTTTGTAATATGTGACTCATGTTTGCACAAGGAAAGGAGAGCGCTTCTGCACATTGTTGGCAATGAGTGCAACTGTGTGGCCTGGTATAATCCAGTAGATGGTGAAAACAACTGTTGCCAATGGGAGTGGGTGACCTGCAACCCCAGCACAGGCCATGTCACGGCCCTCAATTTTGATGGATTTCGTGGAGAGTTTGTAGACAACGGAGACTTATTCAACGCTTCTATGTTCCTTCCCTTACAGGAACTGCAGAGTCTGTCCTTGAGAAACCTTGGTATACGAGGATGCATACCTGGTGCAG GTTTCGAAGTATGGTCTAAATTACACAAATTAGAAATTCTTGACCTATCTGAAAATCAGCTGAATGACAGTACTATTTCATCCTTGGATAGGCTTCTATCTCTGCAGTCTTTATTCCTTAGTAaaaatttcatcaccaatgcccAAATTATCAAAG TTACAGGATTGAGCAAAAGGAAGCTAAATGTTCTTGATCTAAGCTGGAATGTAATTGTTGATGACATACCGAGAG CAGCCTGCAAGATGACAAGACTTCAAGAGTTACATCTTGATGGAAACTTTTTCTTCGGAAAGCTGCCACCATGCATTAGAAATCTAACTTCTCTCAGGGTTCTTGATCTTTCATACAACCTTTTAAAA